One window from the genome of Parasteatoda tepidariorum isolate YZ-2023 chromosome 8, CAS_Ptep_4.0, whole genome shotgun sequence encodes:
- the LOC107452089 gene encoding transcriptional protein SWT1, whose amino-acid sequence MSGERSLPKGWIVRESKSYPGKVYYFNIDTGASIWEHPELLNSSASSDNLARNKSDEFYLPDFEFKDDPRIDFLEKRVFERLSKTINISGKKANKKSSVIPTAVVTPVLSDKEKLTPKINYPTPSGNYAASKLDPRLLRLNVTPTSRGVNCISRNAEPMRGVSFGTPLNRNFSVGDMGLSEYCANDEHSDMSSPESDGNQIFSDSNENMDLQISDFSNSDLEKESDIELSPVGESSNEDLAPEMSLNSPSEDCHIPTKSNKSIDYYFVVDTNILLGDLRLVIKIFDSSVGKNDIPHLFIPWIVIQEIDSILRRYSKEHKLYQMAKMCSRFINNMVRKKDPRFHCQTVKEVKDWAKDYSECNDDRLIECCLSLSEKMPNAKVILVTNDVNLDTKAHIFGIPIFSIKDLVSKLSFIRNTSRASFSPKFFRSFRVNSTPKPLKSVEKKVLINRKWSAVRVLPGKTTEKKEKSQIISEAFLELRNVLHPFVITELKKVHGDEWTSLNLNLSNMKSILGVIVQYWDGIFASNYSSKIRRNFILLQTNFKSSDYSQFKNDDCLNTLTAIEDIFCDIKRKCPSLDVNIENIQDMRVACIQQFSKCSADATLEVSNVNDTLEGKDEDVSFCSNETSDTDLDQKSRSEAVSRVFEHNWTVIHQLCGMILDFYGVSHDLDYEKPEEIPPRSEFERMVRKLLPALEEIREFMSKIVTSDSTEMDYESFASVMLNFVPSLNIDTVSIDTSCFNSVSLSEFCQSTENLEVLSGGYKQLEEIYFSKLEKALTAMTLKKNNSK is encoded by the coding sequence ATGTCAGGAGAAAGGTCCTTGCCAAAAGGTTGGATTGTGAGGGAATCCAAATCCTACCCTGGTAAGGTGTATTACTTTAATATTGATACCGGAGCTTCCATCTGGGAACACCCTGAGTTGCTTAATTCTTCTGCGTCAAGCGATAATCTTGCCAGAAATAAAAGTGATGAGTTTTATTTACCCGACTTCGAATTCAAAGATGATCCAAGAATTGATTTTCTAGAGAAGCGAGTGTTTGAGCGACTTTCAAAAACTATCAATATTTCTGGgaaaaaggcaaataaaaaatcttctgtCATACCAACAGCGGTTGTTACTCCTGTTTTATCAGATAAAGAGAAGTTGACACCGAAAATTAATTATCCTACACCATCAGGTAATTACGCTGCATCGAAACTAGATCCTCGTTTGCTTAGACTAAATGTGACGCCAACTTCAAGGGGTGTAAATTGTATTAGTAGAAATGCAGAGCCTATGCGTGGAGTTTCATTTGGAACTCCTCTAAACAGGAACTTTTCTGTTGGGGATATGGGATTATCTGAATATTGTGCAAATGATGAGCATTCAGATATGTCAAGTCCTGAATCTGATGGGAATCAGATATTTTCAGATTCTAATGAAAATATGGACCtacaaatttcagatttttctaatTCAGACTTAGAAAAAGAAAGTGACATTGAGTTAAGTCCTGTAGGAGAGTCATCTAATGAAGACTTGGCCCCTGAAATGTCTTTAAATTCACCAAGTGAAGATTGTCACATTCCTACGAAAAGTAACAAATccattgattattattttgttgttgacACTAACATATTACTCGGTGATTTGCGTCTAGTTATAAAGATATTTGATTCCTCAGTTGGCAAGAACGACATCCCGCATCTCTTTATCCCTTGGATAGTAATCCAAGAAATCGACAGTATTTTGAGACGTTATTCAAAAGAGCATAAGTTATATCAGATGGCAAAGATGTGTTCAAGGTTCATAAATAATATGGTGAGAAAAAAAGATCCCAGGTTTCATTGCCAAACAGTTAAAGAAGTTAAGGACTGGGCCAAAGATTACAGTGAATGTAATGATGATCGACTCATAGAGTGTTGTTTGAGTCTGAGCGAAAAAATGCCTAatgcaaaagttattttagttaccAATGACGTAAATCTGGACACGAAAGCGCACATTTTTGGCATACCTATCTTTTCAATTAAGGATTTGGTATCCAAACTTAGTTTCATACGTAACACTTCAAGAGCCAGTTTTTCACCTAAGTTTTTTAGATCTTTTAGAGTCAATTCTACTCCCAAGCCTTTGAAGTCAgttgaaaagaaagttttaataaatagaaagtgGAGTGCTGTTAGAGTATTGCCAGGAAAAACCActgaaaagaaggaaaaatccCAAATAATTTCAGAGGCCTTTTTAGAACTGAGAAATGTCCTTCATCCATTTGTGATTACTGAGTTGAAGAAAGTGCACGGTGATGAATGGACATCTTTGAATCTCAATTTATCTAATATGAAAAGTATCCTTGGTGTCATTGTGCAATATTGGGATGGTATTTTTGCTTCCAATTATTCAAGCAAAATTCGAAGGAATTTTATACTGCTacagacaaattttaaaagctctgattattctcaatttaaaaacGATGACTGCCTTAACACTCTGACGGCCATCGAAGATATATTTTGCGACATCAAAAGAAAATGTCCCAGTTTGGATGTTAACATTGAAAACATCCAGGACATGAGGGTGGCGTGCATTCAGCAGTTTTCTAAATGCAGCGCAGATGCTACCTTAGAGGTATCAAATGTAAATGATACTTTGGAAGGAAAAGACGAGGATGTTTCATTTTGTAGTAATGAAACATCGGACACTGATCTTGATCAGAAATCTAGGAGTGAAGCAGTTTCTCGGGTATTTGAACATAACTGGACTGTCATACATCAACTATGCGGCATGATCTTGGACTTTTACGGTGTTTCACATGACTTGGATTATGAGAAACCTGAAGAGATTCCTCCAAGATCGGAATTTGAACGTATGGTTAGAAAACTTCTTCCAGCCCTAGAGGAGATAAGAGAATTTATGTCGAAGATTGTTACATCTGATTCTACAGAAATGGACTATGAAAGCTTTGCATCAGTCATGCTCAATTTTGTGCCATCTTTGAACATTGATACTGTTAGTATAGACACTTCATGTTTTAATTCCGTATCTTTATCTGAGTTTTGTCAGTCAACTGAAAATTTAGAAGTTCTTAGTGGTGGTTATAAGCAgttagaagaaatttatttttctaaattagaaaaGGCTTTAACTGCTATGAcactaaaaaagaataattctaaataa